The genomic stretch CTCTTGTGTCTGTTATTCTTGGGAGTGTACTTGTATACCTCACACATGCTGAAAAACATGGTGTTCAAGTGGTTCGTAATCATCTCTATCATTAATTTAAcagtccgtttttcttaagaccattgtttttggtctgaaataagacaggcaacatgtcatcattttacaataaaatgttgttattttttgataacatgttaccattattgttcacatcattttcagggtaaaaaatgacacctctagtcataactttttgtgaattaattggttatattttcttaaaaaatggcaacattctatccgtctgacaaataagactAAAAGTGtcggtctgaaacaagaatttgtgttaattTAACCTGTAACTCGTAACCTAATGAATCAAAAACTCCCGCTTATATAATGTTAAAATGTGGGATTAACTTTATGGTATTACCCTTGTGTCAGAAACACAGCCTTACTTAAAAATTAATTTTTGAGACGTACGTCGTGGACAAGATTATCGTATATGGAGTACAAAACTAGTTAATATGTCACCCTTATGTAAACGTTTAATTTCGAAAACACTTGTATGACATAATTTGATATTCGGTGCAATTTCAGATTGGATCACTGAAGAAAGGGTTAAATCCACTATCAATTAATGATTTAGAATTCGGGTCGCCTCATGTTATGACAGCATTCAAGACCGGTGCCATTACTGCCATCATTGTTTTGGCCGTAAGCCTTCACGTCACAAAATTGTTACTCCCTCTGTTCCAGTCAATAGTTTACGTGAatagtttaggcttgatttatttTGCGAGAGGAAACAAAATAAAGCAAACGTAAACTATTGACTGCCTCTGTCTCGTGAATAGTTTAGTCAATAGTTTACGTTTGCTTTATTTCCCTCTCGCAAAATAAAGCAAGCGTAAACTATTCACGAGACAGGGGGAGTATTATATTATCCGTGGTATGAACTATTGATGCTAATAAGAAATTGGTGTTTCAGGAAGGAGTAGCAGTTGGAAGGAGTTTTGCTATGTTCAAAAACTATCACATTGATGGGAACAAAGAGATGTTAGCGTTCGGACTCATGAACATCGTTGGCTCCTGCACGTCGTGCTACCTTACTTCAGGAATATTTTCGAGAAGTGCAGTAAATTTCAATGCAGGATGTAAAACAGCAATGTCGAACGTAGTAATGTCAATAACAGTGATgattgtattgttgttgttgataccaCTGTTTCGATACACACCATTAGTGGTCCTTGCTGCTATCATTTTCTATGCCATGTTAGGTCTCCTCAAATATGAAGAAGTCGTCCATCTTTGGAAAGTCGACAAGTTCGACTTTGTCATTTGCATCAGCACTTACATTGGTGTCGTCTTTGGCAGTGTCGACAATGGCTTGATTATCGCGGTATATACCATCTTCCTTTTCTGTAACCCTGATTTTACAATAAAAACGCGGTTGTAAGATTGTCTTAAACAAGTATATGTATTGAAAATGTTTTTTAATGACCAGGGGGTTGAGTCCCCCAGGCCCATGcgttcccgcaccaccacatggaccatgtaagccacccccttcgggggctgcagtggccaagtgatcatcgccccagctggtagtcgaacccgggacctctcaactcctgcatttctgcaagcgtcaaggtttaacccggctaccactggactaacaccacttggttatgTATTGAAAATGTTTGCAGATCAGCTTATCGGTAGTAAAGCTTCTGCTGATTGTCGCAAGGCCGAAGACTTACATGTTAGGCAATTTACCAAATACAATGTCCTACAGAAGTATGGAACAATATGGATCTGCacaaagagttgcaggaattctTATCCTTCAGATTGAAGGACCTATCAACTTTGCCTGCACAAATTATTTAAGAGAAAGGTATGCAATTTCGGGTTGTCATATTTACACCAGCCTGATTCGGAATTTGCTTACGCTGTTTTGTCGAATTTATGCAGAATTAGAAGATGGGTCTATGAGGAGGAAGAGAGAATACAATCTTCTGCTACTCTAGAACCCACATTAGAACATGTTATACTCGATTTAGGAGGTAAATTTAATTTCGAATTTAGGAATTTAATTACGAGTATATTTTGGTACGAGTTTTAACATGATCTTACTTTGACAGCCGTTGGTAGCATCGACACTAGTGGAATTGGCATGCTTCAAGAAGTTAGGAAGTTTATGGAGCTAAGGGATTTGAAGGTAATATCTCGAACCATTGTTGATATTGATTTCAATCGATTTCAGTCGAAATTTACTGAATTTCATGTTGGGTGATTTTGCAGCTGATATTAGCCAACCCTGGAAATGAAGTAATAAAGAAAATGTATCTGTCAAGAAGTATCGACGACTTTGGAGAGGAATCACTGTACCCAACAGTTTGTGACGCGGTAAAACATTGCACAAACAAGCTGGAAACTTGCAAGGCGCTTTCAATTCAAGCTGATGATCAAGAGTGCGGTGTGTAAAATCGAAAGAAACTTCTCAGGCGCATCCACCACAGGTATATTTTCGGAAGTGGCGTTGATAAATAACAGTGGCCTGCACAAAGGATGTCAGTTTATAAACCAATGGTGGAAAGAATGTAAACCATATATAGGGGATCGTAGCGGGTCCCCATGTTGTACAAACTTTGGTTTGGTGCATTGTATGTGCAAAAAAAAAGCGCACTTGCCCGTTTTTACGCAGTGCGATTCCTGTCCAAACATTGTCACATTTCTGTTCCACTCGTCTCAATAATTGACAAACGACGACCAAATAACAGTAAACTAGGACGGAACATCTTACCTGTCGAACTAAGGATAAAAGGTACATTCAAACACTATTCACAGATTCATAGACCCTAGGGAGAGTAGATTAGAGAGATGATGGAAAAGAGAAAATAATGAGAGAAACAGGTACGAGGATAGAGGACTTGGTGATTTACAGTGAAAGTAAAGGGAATCTGTAATGGCGGGCTTAAGGCTGGCAGACGATAATGGTTGAGGACCAGGCGACAATGGTTGAGGGCCAAACAACGATAATGGCATAACATCATAAAAATTATCCAATAGCAGTCGCGCCTTAAAACTAGTCTAAAACGTAAACAGAGGTTGCATCATGCATGCATAATGAAGCAAACCGCGATTTCATAAATATTTGAAAGTCTTCTAAGAGTTGTAACATTACAATCCTCTTGATTTAAGGTTTACAACTATGGTATATCCTAAAACCCAACATGCTATATAGAATTGTTCTAAACTCAAGGCTAAAACCATGCAATATGCAAATCTGAAATTAGGTTCGCATATACTGCTGTAGCAAACAGAAAATAAAACAAGAATCAAACTAAATGAGAGGTGCAAAAAAAGATCCCGGTGCTACTCTGAACCAGGATGTCGAGCATCAAACATGAGCTAAAAAACGCCAACTTAATAAGCAATGAAGAGGAAGAGAACAGGTTATCTACATATTGGCATCAGTGAACAGACTTCTGACATGATGTGTTGCCGCAATCAGGAGCCCTTTTGCAGTCCATCCAGCATATGAAAGATCGTCAATCCAAGAGAAGAGACGCTTGTCAAAACTTGTTGCTGTTCATTTGAAAATTTTGGGAAGGACTTCATGAGCACTGATGTCCAAAGCTTCAGGATCCCTGGAAACATAATTAGCCGATTTAAGTATAAACCTCTTGAGATTCGCGAAAGATACTACTATCTCTATCTCAAATATGTCGTCGCTAGATCCAAAGTTCCAAATTGAACATACTTATTTTTTCTATACATCTTTTTTTACAATGGGTAAATACAACATAGCATAGATCCAAAATGGATTGGGGTCGCTTACTTTACAATGTGTAATTTTTAAGAAGTTCGCAAGTGTCTATACTGTGAAAGAATTTCGGTTGAAGTTTGACCAGAAAATCAAACATGACAATATAAATGGGATAGATGAAGTCTAAAATTTCCAATGTCTAGCTTAAAAAATCAAAGATAACACATTGAGTCCACATTAAGGAAAAGAGAGAAGGGCGAAAATAGGATGGAATATCTAGCTCCAAAAATCAAATACTCCCTCCGACTTAACAGGAACTCTAAATTTGCTTTTTTGTGCGGTTTTTTAGGAGAGATAAGATAATGGGGCATGGATTACTTAATTCCCTTTAACCCTTTCCCTCTAAGCCTCGGATTTACCAACCATCACCTAGTCACACTTCATCCACCAACACCCCAACAGTGCTGCCATAGTTGACCCGTACAATAACCACGCCCACCTATCAAACTGACCAGCTTACATCCGCCGTGTCCCATCGCCCAAAGTCACCTGAGAACGCCGAGAACTGCAGGTTGGTTTGACGCCCATCACTTATAAGTGTCGGCGAACGCTGAAAAAACCCCAGGCTTGTCAATGAGGCTCGGTGTCATGGTAGCTGGTAGGGTGATTTGGGATGAGGGTTGTTCTAGGTTGAGGGTAAAAATGGAGGATAGGGTGATGTTGGAGTGAGATTGAGGGTAGTTTGGTAATTGAGTTGTCTAAATTTTACCtaaaaagcaaatgtaaacaatctGGTGAAACACCCCAAAAAAGAAAACATAAACATCTGTTGAGTAGGAGGAAGTATTTCTTCGAAGAGATTATTGATGAATATTAATTGTTATGCAAATTTGGAAACATTATAAACCCCATATGTCCAAATCAATACCCAAACACTACTGTGGTAAAAGAAATAAACTACGGTGTCTAATGTAGGCTGGCTAATCAACAGTTCATGGAAATAACAAGAAATTTATTACTCCCATATGTTAATGAGCATAATAGGACTGTAAAATACCAAAGACATAAGTAACATTCAGATGTTATAGAACAAAGTAAGACGAGTACTTAGATCATGAAAGAGTAAACGGGAAGGACATAGGAAAGAAAAAAGTACAAGATCTAACCTGCACAAAGTCTTTCCTTTCTCATTGACACAAGGGATAAACCACAGTTTACGTACGAGGGGGGACTCAAACTGGACAAAGAGTCCATCATTTTGCCCATGTTTCCATTTCCTAAACCCTTGGCCCTTCCAAACCTGTACATAGAAAAGAAGTTTACTGCGtcattaattaatatatttaatgCAAATTAGGCACAACATGTTCCTAATGTACATTATGGAGTATGAAACATTTTTTTTCTCATGAAGGAAAAAATTGCAAGGAAAAATTAAGAGATAAAGTGCATTTAAAGTAATAGCAAAACATTCGGATTTACATTGAGACACTAATCATTAATTGATCAATTTGATTAAAAGAAGAGGCACATCAAAAAATGGGATGAGTGCTTGTTCAAAAAAATAATTATGGGATGATTGAACCTCGTGCTCCTTCCCCCGGAACAGAAACAGTAAGCTTCCTGGTCAGCTTATGGGATCATGCAAGTTGTACAACCACAAAGCTAAATCATATATTCATATCGCTTGCTAGTGCACGCACTAGTCATGCAGCTAACAGCAAGCTCAAGATGATGCAGCCAGATCCTTGTTCAGTACACACGTAGGCTGCTATTTGCAAGACTACTGAACTGGTGAACTTGAACCAAtagcaggaaaaaaaaaaaaaaaaaaaaaaaaaaaaaaaaaaaaaaaaaaaaaaaaaggtaaatcaCATGTCTATTAGTGTTAATGGCAATAAAACCATACTCAAGTAACATCTAGATGAAGTATTTTGCAACCATTGAGAGATGATAAACTAAAAGTAAAAGGTGTTATTATGCAACTCCATTTACAAGTAACATTAATAAAGACACACGAATTACTGACATGGCCATCTCAACATCGATGTTTCTCAAGTTCCTCTCATAAGAATGATAAGATATATTAAGAAAGATTCTAATTCTGATAAAAACACAGATTGTCGGTCACTGTGTCCCTGCTCACTCAGCATCACAACCTTTTGATATTATTGCATTTCAAAACAATAACAAGACTACCCCATTGTCTCATCGTCTCCAGCCCATAACAAGAAAAAAGGGGTCAGGTGAACATGTCTATCCTATGTGGGAAACAAGGAGAGATTGTGTTGTTAGAGAAATTAAATCAAGATATCTCACTATAGATTCAAAATTGTTTGGACATAATTTCAAAAATTCTGATGGGGTACAAGATATGAATTTGAAACCTTGTCACAGTAAAAAACAGATTTAGAAAATAATATATCTGTATGATTATGGCCTTTGTTCGAAGTCAGGTATCCACATGGAGTGGGAAGAGTAATTCCTTCACTGTTCTACTAGCGCCATACCTTACAATATTTCATTATCATTGATGATCTCCGACGATGATTCATGTTGCCGACTCTAAATCATGTTGGATGAAGGCTTTGTTGTTAGTGTTGTTGTATGCCATTTGACATTAATGTAATGGAAAATATGTAAAAAATCATACAATGTTTGAAGGCTTAAGAAATTACATTTTCTGAAGATTAAAAGCAAAATAGCTGTAAGTTAAGTTCACATAGGAGTTCTTAGTCAAAACCAGCTTCATGTGCCATTAATGTTTAAGGAAAAACCTTGAACTAAATCATTGTATAGATTAAATTACCAGCtgaatttcttcttcttcttcaatcaTTGATAAGAACAAAAAAACAATTAAAAGTTTCATTTTtgaagtctttttttttttaatgtttatgGCTCCTTAAGGCCCTAAAAATGTGAATAGGAGATGCAATTTctagaacacaaattctcatttgtgacggacaaaatccgtcacaagcttgtgacgtgaGACAAAAGGGCAAGTGAGAGGGCAAGTGGGAGAAGGTTGTGACTTGTGGGAGGTCACAAGCAAGACGGACTGTTTCTAGTGCTTACAGTAATCATAAAAAATCGATTAACAGTTAATCATACTACTCCTCATTAGACTTTTTCATATAGTGAGGAAAATGCCAAGTAGAGTTTATACATTGAAATAGAGAGTTTTCATAagagttttggttttggttttggttttcaTTGAGAGCATGGATATTAGTGCAAATGTGACATGCTAATTTTCATAAGAGTTTTCTCACCTAAGTCCCTTACAGGTACATCCCCCTCGTCCGGCAAGCAAAAATTCCAGTAGAAAACTACaattttttggaaaaaaaaaaaaagataaatccACTTGGTATTGGTTTTGATTTGTGAACTTGCCATTCCCTAAGTCCAATTATCTTATTCTTTCTAGAAATACCAACCGTCCTTGTTCCTCAGTATTGAGTATTGACTAGGTTATGCTGAAAAGGAAATTTGCGTTGAGAACACAACTTGCAAGTGTTTGCTCTGTGGGCCTTTGTCAAGCAAGCCAAATATTGGTGGAAAACTGGTAACTATGTACAAACGTCAAATAATCTTGTTACTGACATATTGAAAATACCTTGCTACAGTGCTACACACATAAGTCTAGATCAGAGcacggatcggatatccgatccaaaGTGCTAATTCGGATCATATATCCATATTCGAAATTCCTGAAGTCAGATATCCacatccaaaccaaatgtttcggatatccaatgtccggatatccaaaataatcggatcggatgcggatatccaacGGATATCTATATTTtggaatttactttaaaattaagtttgaaacacgatcaTATTTCATCGTCTTACATTATGATTTTATTTAGTATTCTTActccaatgttctcgacataaaatttaagtaccacttACATGTTTCTTTAATATTTTAAACTTTAATTAAGTtcttgtatcaaataaaattgtattttctcgaaattatgctagaaaactatagtttcggatcggatcagatatccaaatgttttaattctagtatccatatccaaaccaaaaccaaagattttggatcagatatccaaaaaaTCGGATCGGGTACGGATCGAATATCGGGTcggtttggataatcggattttttgctcagccTACTAGATATATAATACTTTGCCCTACTAGATATATAATACTTTCAACTGAGCAATGAGGTATTTTCAGTGTAAAGGATCCTTGATAAATGACCAATATTTCGCTGTAACGGCTAAAATTTGCCGTATATGACAAGATCTAGAAAGCCTAGGCTCAGACATAGCCAACACAAAACAAACTTGACACTACAGGATAACTGATAAACAAACAAACCACCATGAGACGTGTAATTGTTCTTTCTGTCGTGCCATAGTAATGAAACCGTGGTTCGCAATCGTGTTAATGATATCACAATTTATTGCCATTGTTTAGGCATTGTAAAAGCCCTCCATACAAAGCCCAATTACTTATGCCCAAGCATCATGGAGGGATCGACATATTCGACAAGATAATGGGATTATGGAAGTACCCAAACCACAAAGCAAGTTTAAAAAGTTAGCTTTTGATTTTAGAAAATCCACCTTAAAAAACTTGCTTCTTATCTCGATAGTGTCTCATCAAGTGTCTTATGAGATAAATGTTTTCCTAGGAATATATCGAAGTTATAAGCTTCagtcatttcttttctttttcctcagtGGTATAAATTTGTAAGCCCAAAAAACATTGATAACAATCACAaattttgttgaaattaaatagGATTTGAATGATCTAAAGACGAAAAGATGTGCTCCAACCAGATTTGATGAAAGGAGGGCGGCGGAAAAGGTGGTTTTCCTTTAAGGCTTGAATCCATCAATACGGTCAGAGCTAAGTAAACAAAAGTaaacgaaaataaaataaacacgGACGAAACTTGAAAAAATTAAAGCAAGGTAAGAAAGTTGTGGAAACCAAAAATTAAAGAACTAAAataagtttgcaaaaaaaaaaaaaaaatagtacaaGTCAAAGAAAAACTACTGTTGTATGTAAAATGGTAAAAGtaagaaaccaaaaaaaaaatccaaaagtCAAACATCTTCAACATGATTTTTTTTCTCTCGAGAGTGCCCTCTCCATTGCCATATCCTCACTAATCCCAAAAACATCCATATCGTTTTCAATCACTATCCATGTTTGTTTTAGTTTTCCCCTTCcctaataatattattcattccCCACTTCTGAATCCTATTAAACACTGCCTCTAGTGCTCTCCATCGCGCATGGTTTAGATAATTTTGGTGAGCATCTTTACCGAGTTAAGCCTCATAACTAAAGATTCTACAACACACTACA from Silene latifolia isolate original U9 population chromosome 2, ASM4854445v1, whole genome shotgun sequence encodes the following:
- the LOC141642312 gene encoding sulfate transporter 3.1-like, whose protein sequence is MEKGNEYEQYTSKVPIPQDKPFATLLKSNFKETFFPDDPFRTSKNKPCLQQLWFALQYFIPIFEWAPRYTLQFFKSDLISGITIASLAVPQGISYANLASLPPIIGLYSSFVPPLVYAMMGSSRDVAIGTVAVASLLFSNTLGKVVSPTENPTEYLHLAFTATFFAGAIQASLGFLRLGFIVDLLSHATIVGFMGGVATTVCLQQLKSFVAVKQVGHESDVISVLHALFSQVHKWQWESAILGFSFLFYMLMTKYYANRKPAFFWFSAMAPLVSVILGSVLVYLTHAEKHGVQVIGSLKKGLNPLSINDLEFGSPHVMTAFKTGAITAIIVLAEGVAVGRSFAMFKNYHIDGNKEMLAFGLMNIVGSCTSCYLTSGIFSRSAVNFNAGCKTAMSNVVMSITVMIVLLLLIPLFRYTPLVVLAAIIFYAMLGLLKYEEVVHLWKVDKFDFVICISTYIGVVFGSVDNGLIIAISLSVVKLLLIVARPKTYMLGNLPNTMSYRSMEQYGSAQRVAGILILQIEGPINFACTNYLRERIRRWVYEEEERIQSSATLEPTLEHVILDLGAVGSIDTSGIGMLQEVRKFMELRDLKLILANPGNEVIKKMYLSRSIDDFGEESLYPTVCDAVKHCTNKLETCKALSIQADDQECGV